A genomic segment from Candidatus Brocadia sinica JPN1 encodes:
- the tnpC gene encoding IS66 family transposase yields MTRDEAIAILEMDREDAIQAILILAEKAEKYDRLCDQPRPTTPPGMTPPYLKPTSKRKRRPCGRKHGHKGISRKRPEKITAYQTHTLKSCPDCHQPLQNPVRTYKRYIEDIPQIDPVVTEHTVHGSWCSCCRKIVQPTVTDALPNARLGLRLVVFTAWLHYLVGISINNIVKMVSVFFNFHISAGGLTQAWKSLATLLESRYNDIGQKVSASAVLHADETGWRLNGKTHWLWCFTTKTLCYYLITRNRGSPVIKKFLGRLFKGILICDFWGAYNKINALAKQRCFYHLFTELVKVDTYNRSIPWKAFRKKLSRVLKDALRLSEEKNHLSPECFLRLKKRLHYRLEQFLITPYQDKDAQRLIKRLNRHKEELFTFLEHEGVSPYNNHAEQQMRKPVLTRKISQQNRSAQGANTQAILMTLLRSAELQGANPVENLLAIAKNALTVKTPSGLAYKIAC; encoded by the coding sequence ATGACCAGGGATGAAGCCATAGCTATTTTGGAGATGGACAGAGAGGATGCGATTCAAGCTATCCTGATACTGGCCGAGAAAGCAGAGAAATATGACCGACTCTGCGATCAACCGAGACCAACTACCCCTCCCGGCATGACACCGCCGTATCTCAAACCCACAAGCAAAAGGAAAAGACGGCCTTGTGGCAGGAAACACGGACATAAGGGGATTTCCCGGAAACGGCCGGAAAAAATAACTGCCTATCAGACACATACCCTCAAGAGTTGTCCTGATTGCCACCAGCCACTGCAAAATCCGGTAAGAACGTATAAGCGATACATCGAAGATATCCCACAGATTGATCCGGTCGTGACTGAACATACGGTTCATGGTTCCTGGTGTTCTTGTTGTAGAAAGATTGTCCAGCCTACGGTCACAGACGCGTTGCCAAATGCCCGACTCGGATTGCGCCTCGTTGTCTTTACCGCCTGGCTTCATTACTTAGTCGGCATAAGTATAAACAATATCGTAAAGATGGTTTCCGTATTTTTCAACTTTCACATAAGCGCCGGTGGTTTAACCCAGGCTTGGAAGTCCCTTGCAACACTCCTGGAATCACGGTATAACGATATTGGACAAAAAGTCTCCGCAAGTGCCGTTTTACACGCAGATGAAACAGGGTGGCGGTTGAACGGGAAAACCCATTGGTTGTGGTGTTTTACCACCAAAACCCTCTGCTACTACCTCATAACACGCAATCGGGGATCGCCTGTCATAAAAAAGTTCTTAGGCAGACTATTCAAGGGCATCCTGATTTGTGACTTCTGGGGCGCTTATAACAAGATAAACGCACTGGCAAAGCAGCGGTGTTTCTATCATCTGTTCACGGAACTGGTAAAAGTCGACACATACAATCGGTCAATTCCATGGAAAGCTTTCCGGAAAAAACTCTCTCGTGTGCTCAAAGACGCATTGCGGTTATCGGAGGAAAAGAACCATTTGAGTCCAGAATGCTTTCTTCGGTTGAAAAAGAGATTACATTATCGGCTTGAACAGTTTTTGATAACACCCTATCAGGATAAAGACGCACAAAGACTGATCAAACGTCTGAATCGCCATAAAGAGGAACTCTTTACGTTCCTGGAACATGAGGGCGTGAGTCCCTATAATAACCATGCTGAGCAACAGATGCGAAAGCCGGTATTGACTCGAAAGATCTCACAACAAAATCGTTCTGCTCAAGGTGCGAATACCCAGGCTATCCTTATGACATTGCTTCGCTCTGCGGAATTACAAGGTGCTAATCCCGTTGAAAACCTTCTGGCAATTGCCAAAAACGCCCTGACGGTAAAAACGCCTTCTGGGTTGGCCTATAAAATCGCTTGTTAA
- a CDS encoding RCC1 domain-containing protein produces the protein MQYFTAFIFSIFLFISGNLLASPPMISGGGYHSLALKSDGTVWSWGRNNFGQLGNGKHSKKNIPVLVKELEDVIAIAAGTWHSMALKSDGTVWTWGLNNYGQLGDGTFRNRKTPVQVKNLTDVIAIAGGYLHSLALKSDGTVWAWGSNWSGQLGNETIVGASEIPIQVNSLSNISAIACGGDHSLAIRSSDGTIWAWGNNFYGQLGNGSGTNTTAPVLVNGLSDVSKVNGGYIHSLALVSDGSVWTWGNNRYGQLGDGSTREERRTPVQVMNIDSITSISARGWHNLALHSEGKVFSWGNNSNGQLGDGTRTERHIPVEVKELEDITDISTGWQHSLALKSDGTVWAWGDNKFGQLGDGTFKDRKTPVPVKNFSVNYD, from the coding sequence ATGCAGTATTTCACTGCTTTCATTTTCTCCATATTCTTATTCATTTCAGGCAATCTCCTGGCATCGCCACCGATGATTTCCGGTGGAGGTTATCACAGCCTTGCCCTGAAATCAGACGGTACTGTCTGGTCCTGGGGACGAAATAATTTCGGACAACTTGGAAACGGGAAACATTCTAAAAAGAACATACCAGTATTAGTAAAAGAACTTGAAGATGTGATTGCCATTGCTGCCGGAACATGGCATAGCATGGCGCTAAAATCCGATGGCACCGTGTGGACATGGGGACTCAATAATTATGGACAACTCGGCGATGGAACCTTTAGAAACCGGAAAACACCGGTGCAGGTAAAGAATCTTACGGACGTCATCGCGATTGCAGGCGGTTACCTGCACAGTCTGGCTCTGAAATCGGACGGTACCGTGTGGGCATGGGGGAGCAACTGGAGCGGACAGCTGGGGAATGAAACCATCGTGGGTGCCTCAGAAATACCGATTCAGGTAAACAGCCTCTCAAATATTTCTGCAATTGCCTGTGGCGGTGACCATAGCCTTGCCATACGATCATCAGACGGCACCATCTGGGCATGGGGAAACAACTTTTATGGACAGCTAGGAAACGGGTCTGGCACAAACACTACCGCGCCAGTGTTAGTTAATGGACTGAGCGATGTATCAAAAGTAAATGGGGGATACATTCACAGCCTTGCATTGGTATCGGACGGAAGCGTATGGACATGGGGAAATAACCGGTACGGACAGTTGGGAGACGGGTCGACACGGGAAGAAAGACGCACTCCGGTACAGGTAATGAATATCGATAGTATAACCAGCATATCTGCCCGGGGATGGCACAACCTTGCCTTACATTCGGAGGGAAAGGTGTTTTCGTGGGGAAATAATTCCAATGGACAATTGGGAGACGGGACACGTACCGAAAGGCATATTCCTGTTGAGGTTAAAGAATTAGAGGATATTACCGATATTAGTACAGGCTGGCAGCACAGCCTCGCCTTAAAATCGGATGGGACGGTTTGGGCCTGGGGAGATAATAAATTTGGGCAGTTGGGAGATGGGACTTTTAAAGACAGGAAGACACCAGTACCAGTGAAAAATTTCAGTGTAAATTATGATTAA
- a CDS encoding Druantia anti-phage system protein DruA, giving the protein MKPILFHYRSRELHADDIAFIKALTERHFLRGRSYISRELCKSWNWMQPNGKLKEYAARDLLLRLEEQGLVSLPSRIRPKNNLKPKVFDQMPLFVKRTLEGAITEYETPTVQVVRDHQERYLWGYLLHHYHYLGCPRLVGEHIRHIVHIGNQVVACLGWASAAWKVKDRDRFIGWDESTKRTHLHLIASNVRFLIPPWVMIKHLASKVLSLALRRLSHDWKSVYGHPVYLAETFVDTARFQGTCYQAANWMRVGKTKGSAKRGNRYQYHGQPKELYLYPLHKNFRRFLTHDQG; this is encoded by the coding sequence ATGAAGCCTATCCTATTCCACTACCGTTCACGAGAACTGCATGCAGACGATATAGCCTTTATCAAGGCTCTCACTGAGCGTCATTTTCTCAGAGGGCGAAGTTATATTTCCCGTGAACTCTGCAAGAGCTGGAACTGGATGCAGCCCAATGGCAAGTTGAAAGAATACGCAGCACGAGACCTCCTTCTGAGATTGGAAGAGCAGGGATTGGTTTCGCTTCCGTCACGAATACGGCCGAAAAACAATCTCAAACCCAAGGTCTTTGATCAGATGCCCCTTTTCGTCAAAAGAACACTGGAAGGTGCCATCACCGAGTATGAAACCCCGACGGTCCAGGTGGTAAGAGACCATCAAGAGAGGTACCTCTGGGGTTATCTCCTTCATCACTACCACTACCTCGGATGTCCCCGGCTTGTTGGCGAACACATCAGGCACATCGTACATATCGGCAACCAGGTCGTTGCCTGTCTTGGATGGGCAAGTGCCGCATGGAAGGTCAAAGACCGTGATCGTTTCATCGGATGGGATGAGTCTACCAAACGGACACACTTGCATTTGATTGCAAGTAACGTGCGATTTCTCATTCCACCCTGGGTTATGATCAAACACCTTGCATCCAAGGTATTATCCCTCGCCCTCAGGCGTTTGTCACATGACTGGAAATCCGTCTATGGCCATCCCGTGTATTTGGCTGAAACCTTTGTTGATACTGCACGGTTTCAAGGCACCTGCTACCAGGCAGCCAATTGGATGCGTGTTGGTAAAACCAAGGGGAGTGCAAAACGGGGCAATCGCTATCAGTATCATGGCCAACCTAAGGAACTCTACCTGTATCCTCTCCACAAAAATTTCCGGAGGTTTCTTACTCATGACCAGGGATGA